One segment of Cottoperca gobio chromosome 24, fCotGob3.1, whole genome shotgun sequence DNA contains the following:
- the prep gene encoding prolyl endopeptidase isoform X1, with the protein MFYRIQSIISKPLFQSLRQPFLLRNSRKLTSKMSFQYPQAYRDDAVVDGYHGCKVPDPYSWLEDPDSEKTQAFVTAQNQLTLPYLEQCEVRDLFKERMTELYDYPKYSCPFKRGNRYFHFYNTGLQNQSVMYLQESLDAEPTVFLDPNTFSDDGTVALRGYAFSEDGEYLAYGTSASGSDWVEIRFLRVEGAKPLEDRLERVKFSCMSWTHDGKGLFYNSYPQQKGKSDGTETSTNLHQKLYFHVLGTPQSEDVLCAEFPEHPKWMGGAEVSDDGRYLLLSIREGCDPVNRLWYCDLQITPQGITGLLPWVKLIDNFDAEYEYVTNEGTLFTFKTNLDAPRYRLINIDFASPAQSNWKELIPQHDKDVIVFATCTHSSYLFVCFLHDVKNVLKMYRLSSGEELRTFPLDVGSVVGFTGRKRDSEIFYYFTSFLSPAIIYHCDLTKDPLQPHIFREVTVKGFSPSDYQTTQIFYPSKDGTEIPMFIVHKKGIKLDGSHPGFLYGYGGFNISITPSYSVSRLIFVGHLGGVLAVANIRGGGEYGETWHKAGMLANKQNCFTDFQCAAEYLVKEGYTSPSKLTINGGSNGGLLVAACVNQRPELFGCAVAQVGVMDMLKFHKFTIGHAWTTDFGCSEDKGQYDCLMKYSPLHNIRIPEGNGVQYPAVLLLTGDHDDRVVPLHSLKYIATLQHIVGRSTKQTNPLFILVDTKSGHGAGKPTSKVIQEVADTYAFIARCLNISWVK; encoded by the exons ATGTTTTACAGGATCCAGAGTATCATTTCAAAACCACTATTTCAGTCTCTGAGGCAGCCCTTTCTGTTACGAAATTCCCGAAAACTGACCTCCAAAATGTCTTTCCAGTATCCACAGGCTTACCGTGACGATGCAGTT GTGGACGGATATCACGGCTGCAAAGTACCAGATCCATACAGCTGGCTGGAGGACCCggacagtgagaagacacaG GCCTTCGTCACTGCTCAGAACCAGCTCACGTTGCCATATCTAGAGCAGTGTGAGGTGCGAGACCTGTTCAAGGAGCGCATGACTGAGCTGTATGATTACCCCAAGTACAGCTGTCCCTTCAAGAGAGGGAACAG gtaCTTTCACTTCTACAACACGGGCCTCCAAAACCAGAGTGTGATGTACCTGCAGGAGAGCCTGGATGCTGAGCCCACAGTCTTCTTAgatccaaacacattttctgatgATGGGACTGTTGCCCTGCGAG GCTACGCATTCTCTGAGGACGGGGAGTACCTGGCGTACGGCACCAGTGCCAGTGGTTCGGACTGGGTGGAGATCCGCTTCCTGCGGGTTGAAGGCGCCAAGCCTCTGGAGGACCGCCTGGAGCGAGTCAAGTTTAGCTGCATGTCCTGGACTCACGATGGGAAGGGACTTTTCTACAACTCCTACCCTCAGCAGAAGGGCAAGAGTGATG GTACTGAGACCTCCACCAACCTGCACCAGAAGTTATACTTCCATGTTCTGGGGACTCCGCAGTCTGAGGACGTGCTGTGCGCCGAATTCCCCGAGCACCCCAAATGGATGGGTGGAGCTGAg GTATCAGATGATGGACGCTACTTGCTGCTGTCCATCAGGGAAGGTTGTGATCCGGTCAACAGACTTTGGTATTGTGACCTTCAGATCACTCCGCAGGGTATTACAG GACTTTTGCCATGGGTGAAGCTCATCGACAACTTTGACGCCGAGTACGAGTACGTGACCAACGAGGGCACGTTGTTCACATTCAAGACCAACCTGGACGCCCCACGTTACCGCCTCATCAACATCGACTTTGCCTCTCCAGCTCAGAGCAACTGGAAAGAGCTGATCCCTCAACACGACAAGGATGTTATTG TGTTCGCCACCTGTACGCACTCCAGctacctgtttgtgtgtttcctccACGACGTGAAGAATGTGTTGAAAATGTACCGCCTGAGCTCGGGGGAGGAGCTGAGGACCTTCCCTCTGGACGTCGGCTCCGTGGTGGGTTTCACGGGACGGAAGAGGGACTCTGAGATCTTCTACTATttcacctccttcctctccccaG CCATCATTTACCACTGCGACCTGACTAAGGACCCGCTGCAGCCGCACATCTTCAGAGAGGTCACCGTCAAAGGCTTCAGCCCCTCGGACTACCAGACCACCCAG ATCTTCTATCCCTCCAAGGATGGCACTGAAATCCCCATGTTCATCGTTCACAAGAAAGGCATCAAATTGGACGGCTCCCATCCAGGTTTTCTATACGGCTACGGTGGCTTTAACATCTCCATCACGCCAAGCTACAGCGTCTCCCGTCTCATCTTTGTCGGACATCTGGGGGGAGTCCTGGCCGTTGCCAACatccgaggaggaggagagtacGGGGAGACCTGGCACAAAG CTGGCATGTTGGCCAACAAGCAGAACTGCTTCACAGACTTCCAGTGTGCAGCCGAATATCTCGTCAAGGAGGGTTACACTTCTCCTTCCAAGCTGACTATTAATGGAGGCTCCAACGGTGGCCTGCTTGTAG CGGCCTGCGTGAACCAGCGGCCCGAGCTGTTCGGCTGCGCCGTTGCTCAGGTCGGCGTCATGGACATGCTGAAATTCCACAAGTTCACCATCGGCCACGCCTGGACCACAGACTTTGGCTGTTCTGAAGACAAAGGGCAGTATGATTGTCTCATGAA ATACTCCCCGCTCCATAACATCCGCATCCCAGAAGGCAACGGGGTGCAGTACCCTGCGGTCCTCCTCCTGACCGGGGACCACGACGACCGGGTGGTGCCTCTCCACTCCCTCAAATACATCGCCACCCTGCAGCACATCGTGGGCCGCAGCACCAAGCAGACAAACCCTCTGTTCATCCTCGTGGACACAAAGTCTGGCCACGGCGCCGGCAAACCCACCAGTAAGGTCATCCAGGAGGTGGCTGACACCTACGCCTTCATCGCTCGCTGTCTCAACATCTCCTGGGTCAAATAA